In Candidatus Eremiobacterota bacterium, a genomic segment contains:
- the ftsE gene encoding cell division ATP-binding protein FtsE yields the protein MISLRGVSLVYPNGTRALDDVDLEIEKGSFVFLVGHSGTGKSSLLKLIYREELPSGGEVYVDDHRVDTLRRGRVPKLRRNIGVVFQDFKLLQHKTVWENVAFALQVTGTRTRDVMRMVPRALDLVGLSHKSRMFPSELSGGEQQRAAIARALVGNPKILLCDEPTGNLDPSNTTEIMELLQRINLKGTTVVVATHNQAVVDRMRRRVVRLEHGRILHDDERGYYFRGLGQTAVLPG from the coding sequence ATGATCAGTCTCCGCGGCGTTTCGCTCGTGTATCCCAACGGAACGCGAGCGCTCGACGACGTCGATCTCGAGATCGAGAAGGGCAGTTTCGTTTTCCTGGTCGGCCATTCAGGAACCGGGAAGTCGTCGCTGCTCAAACTCATCTACCGTGAAGAGCTGCCGAGCGGCGGCGAGGTCTACGTGGACGACCACCGCGTCGACACGCTGCGCCGCGGCCGCGTCCCGAAGCTGCGCCGCAACATCGGCGTGGTCTTCCAAGACTTCAAGCTGCTCCAGCACAAGACCGTGTGGGAGAACGTCGCCTTCGCGCTGCAGGTCACCGGGACGCGCACGCGCGACGTGATGCGGATGGTGCCGCGCGCGCTCGACCTGGTCGGGCTCTCGCACAAGTCGCGCATGTTCCCGAGCGAGCTGTCGGGCGGCGAGCAGCAGCGCGCCGCGATCGCGCGCGCGCTGGTCGGCAACCCGAAGATCCTCCTCTGCGACGAGCCGACCGGGAATCTCGATCCGTCCAACACGACCGAGATCATGGAGCTGCTGCAGCGGATCAACCTCAAGGGCACGACCGTGGTGGTCGCGACCCACAACCAGGCCGTCGTCGACCGGATGCGCCGGCGCGTCGTTCGCCTGGAGCACGGACGCATTCTGCACGACGACGAGCGAGGCTATTATTTCCGTGGACTGGGGCAGACTGCGGTTCTTCCTGGGTGA
- a CDS encoding ABC transporter permease: MDWGRLRFFLGEVLTNFTRNAGMQFTAIGTVAVTIILLGSFLYVQETLKTFGTGVLSQIEIAVYLKDDVDDAKAKDLAAKLASDPRIASAAYVPKRDGLKRMQAVLGKDFDTSLLTTNPLPNTYHLRVKDPDQVPAVARWIAKDPRVAKTDYAADTVQKLLKTAAVLGRAGLALIALLSISAAIVIANTIRLTVFARRREIAIMQLVGATNMYIRMPFIAEGMLAGVLGAGVAIGVLALAEHQVVPKLAATLAFVTFRVNELTLSVELLAVGAAVGLIASWYSVGRHLRA, from the coding sequence GTGGACTGGGGCAGACTGCGGTTCTTCCTGGGTGAGGTTCTGACGAACTTCACCCGCAACGCCGGGATGCAGTTCACCGCGATCGGAACGGTCGCGGTCACCATCATCCTGCTCGGCTCGTTCTTGTACGTCCAAGAGACGCTCAAGACGTTCGGAACCGGCGTCCTCTCGCAGATCGAGATCGCCGTCTACTTGAAGGACGACGTCGATGACGCGAAGGCCAAGGACCTCGCCGCGAAGCTCGCGAGCGACCCGCGCATCGCCTCGGCCGCGTACGTTCCGAAGCGCGACGGGCTCAAGCGGATGCAGGCCGTGCTCGGCAAGGACTTCGACACCTCGCTGCTGACCACGAACCCGCTCCCGAACACCTATCACCTGCGCGTCAAAGATCCCGACCAGGTTCCGGCGGTCGCGCGCTGGATCGCCAAGGACCCGCGCGTCGCGAAGACCGACTACGCCGCCGACACGGTGCAGAAGCTGCTCAAGACCGCCGCCGTCCTCGGCCGCGCCGGGCTCGCGCTCATCGCGCTGCTCTCGATCTCCGCCGCGATCGTGATCGCCAATACGATTCGGCTGACGGTGTTCGCGCGGCGGCGCGAGATCGCGATCATGCAGCTCGTCGGCGCGACGAACATGTACATCCGGATGCCGTTCATCGCCGAAGGGATGCTCGCGGGCGTGCTGGGCGCGGGCGTCGCAATCGGCGTCCTCGCGCTCGCCGAGCACCAGGTCGTGCCGAAGCTCGCCGCGACGCTCGCGTTCGTGACGTTCCGCGTGAACGAGCTGACGCTGAGCGTGGAGCTGCTCGCGGTCGGCGCGGCGGTCGGATTGATCGCCTCGTGGTACAGCGTCGGACGGCACCTGCGCGCGTGA
- a CDS encoding peptidoglycan DD-metalloendopeptidase family protein — translation MTGPLGGPRFAAARTALAALAIAVALVPSAGYAKSHVDQKIQAQQAHIHDVRAKLHEKRGKLDEAKARVGTIQAELDDTNRNIAAANGRLGGIQAAIRSTQRKLAWNQVQLDAAKATLKRHEDVLSRRLVDAYEHGDLGYVDVLLRARSFADFVERWNDVRFLIKANEATIRARKADEAKVVGIERGLLGTQAELRGEEAQAQQQRQALDGLAAQRTQLLLAADEARKVAQTEVNELEEESAAGEAALEALIVEKQKEEEARRLAERRARQLAGEELPPETAPGQLMWPASGPITSPFGMRVNPVTHVFRLHAGIDIAVPTGTTVAAAADGRVIVAGWDDGGCGNMVVIDHGGRLATQYCHLSQIFVGVGQDVQRGQAIAASGSTGNSTGPHLHFGVRVNGRAVDPMGYLR, via the coding sequence GTGACGGGACCTCTGGGCGGTCCTCGCTTCGCTGCGGCCCGGACCGCGCTCGCTGCGCTCGCGATAGCGGTCGCGCTCGTTCCGAGCGCGGGTTATGCGAAGAGCCACGTCGATCAGAAGATCCAAGCCCAGCAGGCGCACATCCACGACGTGCGCGCGAAGCTGCACGAGAAGCGCGGCAAGCTCGACGAGGCGAAGGCGCGCGTCGGGACGATTCAAGCCGAGCTGGACGACACGAACCGCAACATCGCCGCCGCCAACGGCCGGCTCGGCGGGATCCAAGCGGCGATCAGGTCGACGCAGCGCAAGCTGGCGTGGAACCAGGTCCAGCTCGACGCGGCGAAGGCGACGCTGAAGCGGCACGAGGACGTGCTCAGCCGCCGGCTGGTCGACGCGTACGAGCACGGCGACCTCGGCTACGTCGACGTGCTGCTGCGCGCGCGCTCGTTCGCCGACTTCGTCGAGCGCTGGAACGACGTGCGCTTCTTGATCAAGGCGAACGAAGCGACGATCCGCGCGCGCAAGGCCGACGAGGCGAAGGTGGTCGGAATCGAGCGCGGGCTGCTCGGCACGCAGGCGGAGCTGCGCGGGGAGGAGGCGCAGGCCCAGCAGCAGCGCCAGGCCCTCGACGGGCTGGCGGCGCAGCGCACGCAGCTGCTGCTCGCCGCCGACGAGGCGCGCAAGGTCGCTCAAACCGAGGTCAACGAGCTCGAGGAAGAGTCGGCGGCCGGCGAGGCCGCGCTCGAGGCGCTGATCGTCGAGAAGCAGAAAGAGGAGGAGGCGCGCCGGCTCGCCGAGCGCCGCGCTCGCCAGCTCGCCGGCGAGGAGCTGCCGCCCGAGACCGCGCCCGGGCAGCTGATGTGGCCGGCCTCCGGGCCGATCACCTCGCCGTTCGGGATGCGGGTCAACCCGGTCACGCACGTCTTCCGGCTGCACGCCGGGATCGACATCGCCGTGCCGACCGGCACCACCGTGGCAGCGGCGGCCGACGGCCGGGTGATCGTCGCCGGCTGGGACGACGGCGGCTGCGGCAACATGGTCGTCATCGACCACGGCGGCCGGCTGGCGACCCAGTACTGCCACCTCTCGCAGATCTTCGTGGGCGTCGGCCAAGACGTCCAGCGCGGCCAGGCGATCGCGGCCTCCGGCTCGACCGGCAACTCGACCGGCCCCCACCTCCACTTCGGCGTCCGGGTGAACGGGCGGGCCGTCGACCCGATGGGGTATCTGCGCTAA
- a CDS encoding S41 family peptidase has translation MTARTRFLSAALVVALAAFGGAAYADRAEATDAGTPAFVVGSGRIVGLDLATLLGGGDRQRQLLALAYERVQHAYYKPVADEQLVGGEQKALTAFLRAKRVGNPQVPHNAATGERGRDLAILESTLTSVQKRYATLAPKDVYTQVALIGMLGGLGDPYTTYLSPQEINGLDEQLRGGNFGGIGVYIVQDPKTGSILVDPIEGNPAIKAGVRPGDVIVAVDGRSTAGQKIDAVEREIRGPNGTIVSLTLKRHGTEATSTVHVTRAEIHVPSVRAKVENGIEYMRLSDFGSTSADEVRQAIEDGKKHNVRGYILDLRNNGGGLLDAAVDISSLFIPQGTIVSTIDRAGNRDVRTASGHALDAKPLVVLVNRFTASASEITAGAVQDYGAGTLVGEKTFGKGVVQSLYTLPDKGALKITTARYVTPKGRDIQHKGIVPDVVVTQRTDLPLIDTPGDKQLGAAKKIIESKSTV, from the coding sequence TTGACCGCCCGCACCCGTTTCTTGTCCGCCGCCCTCGTGGTCGCGCTCGCCGCCTTCGGCGGCGCCGCATATGCCGACCGGGCCGAAGCCACCGACGCCGGCACGCCTGCGTTCGTCGTCGGGTCCGGCCGGATCGTGGGGCTCGACCTCGCCACGCTGCTCGGCGGCGGCGACCGCCAGCGGCAGCTGCTCGCGCTCGCCTACGAACGCGTCCAGCACGCCTACTACAAGCCCGTCGCGGACGAACAGCTCGTCGGCGGCGAGCAGAAGGCGCTGACCGCGTTCCTGCGGGCGAAGCGGGTCGGCAACCCGCAGGTTCCGCACAACGCCGCGACCGGCGAGCGGGGCCGCGATCTGGCGATCCTCGAGAGCACGCTCACCAGCGTGCAGAAACGCTACGCGACGCTGGCGCCGAAAGACGTCTACACGCAGGTCGCGCTCATCGGGATGCTCGGCGGCCTCGGCGATCCGTACACGACCTACCTTTCGCCGCAAGAGATCAACGGGCTCGACGAGCAATTGCGCGGCGGCAACTTCGGCGGGATCGGCGTCTACATCGTTCAGGACCCGAAGACCGGCTCGATCCTGGTCGACCCGATCGAAGGAAACCCGGCGATCAAGGCCGGCGTCCGGCCCGGCGACGTCATCGTCGCGGTCGACGGCCGCTCGACGGCGGGCCAGAAGATCGATGCCGTCGAGCGCGAGATTCGCGGTCCGAACGGAACGATCGTCTCGCTGACGCTCAAGCGCCACGGGACCGAGGCGACGAGCACCGTGCACGTCACCCGCGCGGAGATCCACGTTCCGTCGGTGCGCGCGAAGGTCGAGAACGGCATCGAGTACATGCGCCTTTCCGACTTCGGCTCGACGTCGGCCGACGAAGTCCGCCAAGCGATCGAGGACGGCAAGAAGCACAACGTGCGCGGCTACATCCTCGACCTGCGCAACAACGGCGGCGGCTTGCTCGACGCGGCGGTCGACATCTCGAGCCTGTTCATCCCGCAAGGGACGATCGTCTCGACGATCGACCGCGCGGGCAACCGCGACGTGCGCACCGCGAGCGGCCACGCGCTGGATGCCAAGCCGCTCGTCGTGCTGGTGAACCGGTTCACCGCCAGCGCGTCCGAGATCACCGCCGGCGCGGTGCAGGACTACGGCGCCGGAACCCTCGTCGGTGAGAAAACGTTCGGAAAAGGCGTCGTGCAGAGCCTGTACACGCTGCCCGACAAGGGCGCGCTGAAGATCACGACCGCGCGCTACGTCACCCCCAAAGGCCGCGACATCCAGCACAAGGGGATCGTCCCCGACGTCGTCGTGACCCAGCGCACCGACCTGCCCCTGATCGACACGCCCGGCGACAAGCAGCTCGGCGCCGCCAAGAAGATCATCGAAAGCAAGAGTACCGTCTGA
- a CDS encoding S41 family peptidase yields MQRTLPAVVAALLVLATVHPAATAASSSLSTLQSQELAASYRHLTADFYKKVDRQAALDGARTSVVEYLKKRKVANPVLPALRASDDDVTNAEALNREVATAVGEYSSKLEPLDSISPSSQITYAAIAGVLNSVKDKYTTFLTPKEYAALNEGLDGTSFGGVGISYNIDDKTHYLHVESVILDGPSDKAGIQSDDLITAIDGKPVPQMLDGAATTELQQKRVTQALRGDPGTRVRLTIQRAGATLAPLTITRETIHQPSVTSKMLPGSIGYVDLAVFGSTTAQELNTALHRLDSEGAKAYVLDLRFNGGGYLNAAVDVSSKFISTGPIVSVQSRAGTDTEYDAENTAIAPRPLAVLVNQYTASASEITAGAIQDSGVGTLVGTKTFGKGVVQTIFPMPDGSAVKITTARYFTPKGRDINSVGIEPEIKSDLAKGVKIRPGDLSQDPQLVAAVNFINTRIAQNAVPAPQR; encoded by the coding sequence ATGCAACGCACCCTCCCCGCCGTCGTCGCCGCCCTGCTCGTCCTCGCGACCGTGCACCCGGCCGCGACCGCCGCCTCGTCTTCGCTCAGCACGCTGCAGAGCCAAGAGCTCGCCGCGAGCTACCGCCATCTGACGGCCGACTTCTACAAGAAGGTCGATCGCCAGGCCGCGCTCGACGGCGCGCGCACGTCGGTCGTCGAATACCTCAAGAAGCGCAAGGTCGCGAACCCCGTGCTCCCCGCGCTGCGCGCGAGCGACGACGACGTGACGAACGCCGAAGCGCTGAACCGCGAAGTCGCGACCGCCGTGGGCGAGTACTCCTCGAAGCTCGAGCCGCTCGACTCGATCTCGCCGTCCTCGCAGATCACCTACGCGGCGATCGCCGGCGTGCTCAACTCGGTGAAGGACAAATACACGACGTTCCTCACGCCGAAGGAGTACGCCGCGCTCAACGAAGGGCTCGACGGCACCTCGTTCGGCGGCGTCGGCATCTCGTACAACATCGACGACAAAACGCACTACCTGCACGTCGAGAGCGTGATCCTGGACGGGCCCTCCGACAAGGCCGGCATCCAGTCCGACGACCTGATCACCGCAATCGACGGCAAGCCCGTTCCGCAGATGCTCGACGGCGCGGCGACGACCGAGCTGCAGCAGAAACGCGTCACGCAGGCGCTGCGCGGCGACCCGGGAACGCGCGTGCGGCTCACGATCCAGCGCGCCGGCGCGACGTTGGCACCGCTGACGATTACCCGCGAGACGATCCATCAGCCGAGCGTCACCTCGAAGATGCTTCCGGGCAGCATCGGCTACGTCGACCTCGCCGTGTTCGGTTCGACGACGGCGCAGGAGCTGAACACCGCGCTGCACCGGCTCGACTCGGAAGGCGCGAAGGCGTACGTGCTCGACCTGCGCTTCAACGGCGGCGGTTACCTCAACGCCGCGGTCGACGTCTCCTCGAAGTTCATCTCGACGGGTCCGATCGTCAGCGTGCAGTCGCGCGCCGGCACCGACACCGAGTACGACGCGGAGAACACCGCGATCGCGCCGCGCCCGCTGGCGGTGCTGGTGAACCAGTACACCGCCTCGGCCTCGGAGATCACCGCCGGCGCGATCCAGGACAGCGGCGTCGGCACGCTGGTCGGGACGAAGACGTTCGGCAAGGGCGTCGTGCAGACGATCTTCCCGATGCCCGACGGCTCGGCGGTGAAGATCACGACCGCGCGCTACTTCACGCCGAAGGGCCGCGACATCAACTCGGTCGGGATCGAGCCCGAGATCAAGAGCGATCTCGCGAAGGGCGTGAAGATCCGGCCCGGCGATCTGTCGCAGGACCCGCAGCTCGTCGCGGCGGTGAACTTCATCAACACGCGGATCGCGCAGAACGCCGTTCCCGCGCCGCAGCGCTGA
- a CDS encoding Rne/Rng family ribonuclease — protein sequence MPTDILISSDPWENRVAILEDGRLAEIYVEREERVIGSIYKGKVVNVLPGMGASFVDIGLGRNAFLYVDDINKTPLNIGDVEVTAGRSGYTITEKVSRGDDVLVQIVKEPRGLKGARVSTNISLPGRYLILMPTGKFSGVSRKIESADERNRLKTIMKAIRPDGMATVVRTAADGVSSAELIADLGVLIRMWHGILEQYKRIEAPALLHKDMNLVYKTARDFITPEVGSVWIDDETEAENVKDFMRLLGPQYVDRIKYYEGGKRLFADFKIDDEIARLMKPTVKLPSGGSIVIESTEALTVVDVNSGKFTGGKNLDDTIVRTNVEAATEIARQVRLRDIGGIIVCDFIDMSSEGDRNRVISALQDGLRKDRTRSTIQSFSPLGLLEFTRKRVGKDLGQQLRGKCPTCEGLGSVMSPESVAIGTFREILGHRNGSPSGAAPAAQHVHIAASPSVAAQAEYWYEDERVQLAERLGKQIDVFVDPAVHPERPRIVWGDDKLPALGPIRVGDEFEVELLNVRLPNATSAAAVVAGRLIEVENAANAAGKTIKIRILDVDGSDILAEPRTPVEAATPIGEGRGKKRRRGGRGRKRELTAAEQAEELRALAEEAEKGLGGRTSIGISTTEEVVAKKAGPKTTAQKAADGAVALLPGESLSGGRVAGVLPGEKLSGDRVSAGGVVLTPPSLAVRPPAGRPVVAGGAAPATPAANGEAGEGEEAGRRRRRRRRRGGRGSEVAAGAAPAPSVGGRVAAVVAEGDEDEEELGAVAHPGTGTEHAEGERKRRRRRRRRRGRGGAEGQGPGQGVAAGAAEPGREPVPDRHIFRVGPAGAQATGETAPPAPSRAIAPWNRKRGDVAIEPPPPVIVPPPEPKEPVKAARPSRRRRTETAPAPGRGGRLEAAAPVPALPAPAPAAPAATTPGDAAATPRRRTRNAAAAPAAAAPAAAAEAAAKPAPRARKKSSTATAATAAKKAPARVPAAKKTGAAKPAAGAKKKASSTRKAPAAKKAASTRKKR from the coding sequence TTGCCGACCGATATCCTGATCTCGAGCGATCCGTGGGAGAACCGCGTCGCGATCCTCGAGGACGGTCGTCTCGCGGAAATCTACGTCGAGCGTGAGGAGCGCGTCATCGGCTCCATCTACAAGGGCAAGGTCGTCAACGTCCTGCCCGGGATGGGCGCCAGTTTCGTCGACATCGGGCTCGGGCGCAACGCGTTTCTGTACGTCGACGACATCAACAAGACGCCGCTGAACATCGGCGACGTCGAAGTCACCGCGGGCCGCAGCGGCTACACGATCACCGAGAAGGTCAGCCGCGGTGACGACGTCCTGGTGCAGATCGTGAAGGAGCCGCGCGGGCTCAAAGGCGCGCGCGTCTCGACCAACATCTCGCTCCCGGGCCGCTATCTCATCTTGATGCCGACCGGAAAGTTCAGCGGCGTCTCGCGCAAGATCGAGTCGGCCGACGAGCGCAACCGGCTGAAGACCATCATGAAGGCGATCCGCCCCGACGGGATGGCGACCGTCGTGCGCACCGCCGCCGACGGCGTCTCGAGCGCCGAGCTGATCGCCGATCTCGGCGTGCTGATCCGCATGTGGCACGGGATCCTCGAACAGTACAAGCGCATCGAAGCGCCGGCGCTCTTGCACAAGGACATGAACCTCGTCTACAAGACGGCCCGCGACTTCATCACCCCCGAAGTCGGCAGCGTCTGGATCGACGACGAGACCGAAGCGGAAAACGTCAAAGACTTCATGCGGCTATTGGGCCCGCAGTACGTCGACCGCATCAAGTACTACGAGGGCGGAAAGCGCCTCTTCGCGGACTTCAAGATCGACGACGAGATCGCGCGCCTGATGAAGCCGACGGTGAAGCTGCCCTCGGGCGGCTCGATCGTGATCGAGTCGACCGAAGCGCTCACCGTCGTCGACGTGAACTCCGGCAAGTTCACCGGCGGCAAGAACCTCGACGACACGATCGTGCGCACGAACGTCGAGGCGGCGACCGAGATCGCGCGCCAAGTGCGGCTGCGCGACATCGGCGGGATCATCGTCTGCGACTTCATCGACATGTCGTCGGAAGGCGATCGCAACCGCGTCATCTCCGCGCTGCAGGACGGCTTGCGCAAGGACCGCACGCGCTCGACGATCCAGTCGTTCTCGCCGCTCGGCCTGCTGGAGTTCACCCGCAAGCGCGTCGGCAAGGACTTGGGCCAGCAGCTGCGCGGCAAGTGCCCGACCTGCGAAGGGCTGGGCAGCGTGATGTCGCCGGAGTCGGTCGCGATCGGAACCTTCCGCGAGATTCTCGGCCACCGCAACGGCTCGCCGAGCGGCGCAGCACCGGCTGCGCAGCACGTGCACATCGCGGCCTCGCCCTCGGTCGCGGCGCAGGCGGAGTACTGGTACGAGGACGAGCGCGTTCAACTCGCCGAGCGGCTCGGCAAGCAGATCGACGTCTTCGTCGATCCGGCCGTTCACCCCGAGCGGCCGAGGATCGTGTGGGGCGACGACAAGCTCCCGGCGCTCGGGCCGATCCGCGTCGGCGACGAGTTCGAGGTCGAGCTGCTCAACGTCCGGCTGCCCAACGCGACCTCCGCCGCGGCAGTCGTCGCCGGCCGGCTCATCGAGGTGGAGAACGCCGCCAACGCGGCCGGCAAGACGATCAAGATCCGCATCCTGGACGTCGACGGCAGCGACATCCTGGCCGAGCCGCGCACGCCCGTCGAGGCGGCGACGCCGATCGGCGAGGGCCGCGGGAAGAAACGCCGCCGCGGCGGCCGCGGTCGCAAGCGCGAGCTCACCGCGGCCGAGCAGGCCGAAGAGCTGCGCGCGCTCGCCGAGGAGGCTGAAAAGGGGCTCGGCGGCCGCACCTCGATCGGGATCTCGACGACCGAAGAGGTCGTCGCGAAGAAGGCCGGGCCCAAGACGACCGCCCAGAAGGCGGCCGACGGCGCCGTCGCGCTGCTGCCGGGCGAGTCGCTCAGCGGCGGCCGGGTCGCCGGCGTCCTGCCCGGCGAGAAGCTTTCCGGCGACCGCGTGAGCGCGGGCGGCGTCGTGCTGACCCCGCCGTCGCTCGCCGTGCGGCCGCCGGCCGGCCGGCCCGTGGTTGCCGGCGGGGCGGCTCCGGCCACGCCGGCCGCCAACGGCGAGGCCGGTGAGGGTGAAGAGGCCGGCCGACGCCGCCGGCGTCGCCGGCGTCGCGGCGGGCGCGGGTCCGAGGTCGCCGCGGGCGCCGCCCCGGCGCCGAGTGTCGGCGGCCGAGTCGCCGCGGTTGTCGCTGAGGGCGACGAGGACGAAGAGGAGCTGGGCGCCGTCGCCCACCCGGGAACCGGCACCGAGCACGCCGAGGGCGAGCGCAAGCGCCGCCGCCGGCGCCGCCGCCGCCGCGGACGCGGTGGGGCGGAGGGTCAGGGACCGGGACAGGGCGTCGCCGCGGGTGCCGCCGAGCCGGGCCGCGAGCCGGTTCCCGACCGCCACATCTTCCGGGTCGGCCCGGCCGGCGCGCAGGCGACCGGCGAGACCGCCCCGCCGGCGCCCTCGCGCGCGATCGCGCCGTGGAACCGCAAGCGCGGCGACGTCGCGATCGAGCCGCCGCCGCCGGTGATCGTCCCGCCGCCGGAGCCGAAGGAGCCGGTCAAGGCCGCTCGCCCCTCGCGGCGCCGCCGCACCGAGACGGCGCCGGCGCCGGGCCGCGGCGGACGTCTCGAGGCCGCTGCGCCGGTCCCGGCGCTGCCGGCGCCGGCGCCCGCCGCCCCTGCGGCCACCACGCCGGGAGACGCAGCCGCGACGCCGCGCCGCCGGACCCGCAACGCCGCCGCTGCGCCGGCAGCGGCCGCCCCGGCCGCCGCTGCTGAAGCTGCCGCCAAGCCGGCGCCGCGCGCGCGCAAGAAGTCCTCGACCGCGACGGCCGCGACCGCCGCCAAGAAGGCTCCGGCGCGCGTGCCGGCCGCGAAGAAGACCGGTGCCGCGAAGCCGGCCGCGGGCGCGAAGAAGAAAGCGTCCTCGACGCGCAAAGCGCCGGCCGCGAAGAAGGCTGCGAGCACGCGCAAGAAGCGCTGA